The nucleotide sequence aaaagaagagagactaCTTATTGCTCTACGCCTCACCGCTGTGGGAAGGGATTTGGAAAGcaacttcccccctccccataaCGACGTCGACAACAAAAAACAGATATGTCTATGAGTAGCCCTCCTCCGAGATGACAATTCTTCGCTCCGCAGAGTGGTTTTATgattcccctcctctccttatCACCTTCTTTGGTTTACTCTtcctcacgcacacatgcgcacgtaCGAAAAGCTCAAACATACTGTTGTCGCCACGTCATTGTCGTCTATTCAACTCTCGCAAGAAGCGGTTACGTCGCGCGCGCCCCCATACATGCAacgagcgagaaaaaagagtGTAGAACGGCTTAGTTATCGTTGCGcaggaggaaaacaaagggTGGGGCTCACCTTTTCGTATGCTGGGGTCGAGCCGCCTCATCCGTCTGTCACCAAAAGTCTTGGGACCTGGCCTCCATATGTCCACGGAGCAGCATACTGAGGCACAGGTTGCGCAGCTGGAGAGGCGTGCAGCAAGTGCTGAGAAGCAGCTTCAGGCACTGAGGGTAAAGCTCGAGGACGGCGCCTGCGCTGGTGCCAGCAGTGCGAATCTGGAGGCTCGTCTTCGTGATTTGCTGAAACTCCTGTACGAGGACCGCGATGAATGCGAGACTATCCGCGCTCAGCGTGATGAGCTCAAGGAGGAAAACGCCCGCCTGCGAGCGCAGGTGCTGAAGGGAGAGTACCGCATTAAGCACCTACTGCGTACTATTGATGAGATAGAAGCAGGCAGGTCCTCTCAGTGAGACAGAGAATGCACGGGCGCATGCAGTGAACGGAAGGGTGAAAGTGCTCTGCAGCTCACCTCAGCTGTTTTTTGtgttcctttttttttatggTGTCGAAAGGATTGGAGAATCGTTCTCTGCGATACAGCGACAGCGTGCATCGAGGTGGCTCAAACCGATGAGACGactcttcgtgtgtgtgcgggctTCGTGCGCACCTCAGGGTACTCTAAAAAACGCGAAAGCGAAAAGCGTGTAGTTGATGGGGCCAAGATAAGGACGCACTGAAGCACGTCTGGGTATCTCCTTCTAGTCCCTTTAATCTAGCGATGACGCGGTGGATGGTACAAGACAAAGATAAAATACGATTTCAGATGGTGGCTTCATCTGACTTTTTATGGTGGACGCTTCCTTGTGTCACCGGTCGCTAGACGACATCCTTCGCACCTGCGTGATCCGTCGCTCGCCGTCTCCACCTCGCCCTTCACTTTGTATCTCTTTCTActtctcattctctc is from Leishmania panamensis strain MHOM/PA/94/PSC-1 chromosome 35 sequence and encodes:
- a CDS encoding hypothetical protein (TriTrypDB/GeneDB-style sysID: LpmP.35.4790) encodes the protein MLGSSRLIRLSPKVLGPGLHMSTEQHTEAQVAQLERRAASAEKQLQALRVKLEDGACAGASSANLEARLRDLLKLLYEDRDECETIRAQRDELKEENARLRAQVLKGEYRIKHLLRTIDEIEAGRSSQ